The following proteins come from a genomic window of Proteinivorax hydrogeniformans:
- a CDS encoding lysophospholipase produces the protein MENKLTLKDGIEIAYVKKQPKEVKGVVMIIHGFAEHMGRYSEFKEFLHEKNYAVYSMDHIGHGKSGQYKGHVDDFHDMVESTDKLVSIAKSENEDLPIFMFGHSMGGLITLAYGLKYPDKLNGQIFSAPAIGSPIGRGLEMLLKLLAKICPKKYINNNLSGEICRDSQVVREYVEDPLVLKAATVKFYHEVFIKGIQYVQDNIKNYSCPCLIMHGTKDSIIDYKHSLSFYENNMSSDKTKKIFPGLYHELLNEPEKDEVKSEILDWLESRV, from the coding sequence ATGGAAAACAAACTTACTCTAAAGGACGGCATAGAAATAGCTTATGTAAAGAAACAACCTAAAGAAGTAAAGGGGGTTGTTATGATAATACATGGCTTTGCAGAGCACATGGGTAGGTATAGCGAATTTAAGGAATTTCTCCATGAGAAAAACTATGCTGTATACTCAATGGACCATATTGGACATGGGAAATCAGGTCAGTATAAAGGACATGTAGATGATTTTCATGACATGGTGGAGTCGACAGATAAACTAGTTTCTATAGCCAAATCGGAAAATGAAGATCTGCCTATTTTTATGTTTGGGCACAGCATGGGAGGGCTTATAACCTTGGCCTATGGGTTAAAGTATCCTGACAAATTAAACGGTCAAATTTTTTCTGCACCAGCAATTGGTTCTCCCATAGGTAGAGGCTTAGAAATGCTTCTAAAACTGTTGGCAAAAATCTGTCCCAAAAAGTATATCAATAATAACTTAAGTGGAGAGATTTGTAGGGATTCACAGGTAGTACGTGAATATGTAGAGGACCCTCTTGTTCTAAAAGCCGCCACAGTAAAGTTTTATCATGAAGTCTTTATTAAAGGAATTCAATATGTACAGGATAATATTAAAAACTATAGTTGTCCTTGTTTGATTATGCATGGCACCAAAGATAGCATAATTGATTATAAACATTCTTTATCTTTTTATGAAAATAACATGTCCAGTGATAAAACGAAAAAAATATTTCCTGGTCTTTACCATGAACTCCTTAATGAACCAGAGAAAGACGAAGTAAAAAGCGAAATTTTAGATTGGTTAGAAAGTCGAGTATAA
- a CDS encoding glycerol-3-phosphate responsive antiterminator — protein MIDFYDRTHKQPIIAAVNNRNTLQDALNSPTEIIFLLNGDIMMLEETVKVVRESNKGLYIHIDLMEGLSKDFMSLKFVKEKVKPDGILTTKPNLIRHAKQLNMFVIQRLFIVDSISLETGIKSLQSMKPDAVEIMPGIMPKVVSEISKESKTPVIAGGLIHQKSDIIASLNAGAIAISTSKKEVWYK, from the coding sequence ATGATAGACTTTTATGATAGAACTCATAAACAACCAATTATTGCTGCTGTTAACAATAGGAATACTCTACAGGATGCTCTAAACTCGCCAACTGAAATCATTTTCCTATTAAATGGCGATATTATGATGCTAGAGGAAACGGTAAAAGTAGTTAGAGAATCAAATAAGGGCTTGTATATCCATATCGACTTAATGGAAGGATTATCTAAAGACTTTATGTCGCTTAAGTTTGTTAAAGAAAAGGTAAAACCTGACGGAATTTTGACTACAAAACCGAATTTAATAAGGCATGCAAAACAACTAAATATGTTTGTGATTCAAAGGCTATTTATTGTAGATTCCATATCATTAGAAACTGGCATAAAGTCTTTACAATCTATGAAACCTGATGCAGTAGAAATCATGCCTGGAATTATGCCTAAAGTAGTTAGTGAAATAAGCAAGGAAAGCAAAACACCTGTCATAGCAGGGGGGCTTATCCACCAAAAGAGTGATATAATTGCATCTTTAAATGCCGGTGCAATAGCTATATCTACTAGTAAAAAAGAAGTTTGGTATAAATAA